The Nicotiana tabacum cultivar K326 chromosome 1, ASM71507v2, whole genome shotgun sequence genome segment GGCAGTTAGACTGGTTTTGGGTACAGCTCCTATTATTGCATCTTTCTTCTCTCCATCGACAAAGATCATTATCGTTGGGATGCTCCGGATTCCATATCTGGTCGCTACAGGAGGACTGTCGTCAGTGTTCAATTTGAAGCAGCTAACCCTCCCTGCATATTGCTTGGCCAGATCGCTAATCACTGGATGGAACATGCGACATGGTCCACACCAGGGAGCCCAAAACTCAACCACCACGGGTTCAGTAGAGTTGAGAACAAGTGATTCCCATGTTTCCTCTGTCACAAAAGGAACTGAAAGAAAAACACAAGAAATTAAAACACAAAACAAGATTAGGCAAAACACTTTCGACTATCTATGAATCCCTCTCACAACTAATGGAAACCACACTTGAAATCTCTTATCTATAAATTGTCAGGCATTTCGAATGCTCAAGGAATTATTACTTGGTGGAGACTAACACATCCTTAGCTCCTAAACCTAGCaaaataaagaataataataacaacaaaaataacttTCTTTTAGCAAGTATAATGCCAAAGAATACTTATTATCTGCTCCTATATTATAAGAGAATACCGACTAAATAAGCATTTTCACAGGCTACAGTTTCTCTAAATCAATAGATAAACAAAGTAGGCAAGCTGGCCAAACTTTTTTCTTGTATTACAGACACTAAATCAGTCATTCTTTTACT includes the following:
- the LOC107800160 gene encoding uncharacterized protein LOC107800160, with amino-acid sequence MSTILDSLALSSIFSSSPSNIRPALRPSPPLSATWDRRSPLKYTAFKSCTPLKQVSLSSSSTSCCRSSSVSGEASDVAFDVPFVTEETWESLVLNSTEPVVVEFWAPWCGPCRMFHPVISDLAKQYAGRVSCFKLNTDDSPPVATRYGIRSIPTIMIFVDGEKKDAIIGAVPKTSLTASIDKYL